From Anaerolineales bacterium, the proteins below share one genomic window:
- the ruvC gene encoding crossover junction endodeoxyribonuclease RuvC, protein MLVLGIDPGTATTGYGLVREAEDGSLKLHAYGVIRTDSRQGMPARLLELFRGLESILRAEQPDEAAVEELYFQRNVTNAISVGQARGVVLMALAQAGLPTGEYSPQHVKLAVAGDGAADKRQVQEMVRILLGLPEIPRPDDAADALAVAICHTHSRRLLQVRRSVA, encoded by the coding sequence ATGCTGGTCCTTGGAATTGATCCCGGAACGGCGACCACAGGGTATGGCCTGGTCCGGGAAGCCGAAGACGGCTCGCTCAAGCTCCATGCCTACGGCGTGATCAGGACCGACTCCCGGCAGGGCATGCCCGCCCGACTGCTCGAGTTGTTCCGCGGCCTGGAGTCCATCCTCCGGGCGGAGCAGCCGGACGAGGCTGCGGTTGAGGAACTGTACTTCCAACGCAATGTCACCAATGCCATCAGCGTTGGACAGGCGCGGGGGGTCGTGCTGATGGCCCTGGCGCAGGCTGGGCTGCCGACCGGCGAGTACTCGCCCCAGCATGTCAAGTTGGCCGTCGCCGGTGACGGCGCGGCTGACAAGCGTCAGGTCCAGGAGATGGTGAGGATCCTGCTTGGCCTGCCGGAGATCCCCCGTCCGGACGACGCCGCAGATGCCCTGGCGGTCGCCATCTGCCACACCCATTCTCGCCGGCTGCTGCAAGTCCGGAGGAGCGTAGCGTGA
- the ruvA gene encoding Holliday junction branch migration protein RuvA, whose protein sequence is MIASVQGTVQHLAPGEIVLEVGGVGLAVAVPLAVAERSARIGEPMFLHTRLIVREDSLSLYGFETAEERDLFDLLLQVSGVGPRLALSIISHVSLDRLQAAVSRDQPELLSGIPGVGRKTAEKIVFQLRDRVGVTLIPSPELLEADRDVLGVLTTLGYSMVEAQSAVQGLPADASKDVEERVKLALRYLAGR, encoded by the coding sequence GTGATCGCCTCTGTGCAGGGAACGGTACAGCACCTGGCTCCGGGGGAGATTGTCCTGGAAGTCGGGGGCGTGGGGCTAGCCGTCGCTGTTCCGCTGGCAGTGGCCGAGCGCTCGGCCCGCATCGGCGAGCCGATGTTCCTGCATACTCGCCTGATTGTGCGCGAGGACAGCCTGAGCCTGTATGGATTCGAGACGGCCGAGGAGCGGGACCTTTTCGATCTCCTGCTGCAAGTGAGCGGCGTCGGACCGCGTCTTGCGCTGTCGATCATCTCCCACGTGTCGCTGGATCGCTTGCAGGCGGCCGTCTCGCGCGACCAGCCAGAACTGCTCTCGGGCATCCCGGGCGTGGGGCGGAAGACCGCAGAGAAGATCGTCTTCCAGCTACGGGATAGGGTGGGCGTCACCCTGATTCCCTCCCCCGAGCTGCTGGAAGCAGACCGCGACGTCCTGGGCGTACTGACCACCCTTGGCTACAGCATGGTCGAGGCGCAGTCCGCCGTGCAAGGTTTGCCGGCGGATGCATCCAAGGACGTCGAGGAGCGTGTCAAGCTGGCGCTGCGCTATCTGGCCGGCCGCTAG